Proteins found in one Passer domesticus isolate bPasDom1 chromosome 16, bPasDom1.hap1, whole genome shotgun sequence genomic segment:
- the PXMP4 gene encoding peroxisomal membrane protein 4 has product MAGGAMAGGGDSLRALLRAANALLQQRRYHAALAVIKGFRNGAVYGAKIRAPHALVMTFLFKSGSLREKLKSIAQATYAHSRNLAYFVFTYKGLLAAQARLQGKKIPFHSFLAACIGGWLVFGDNNPINSQIIMYLLSRILFGLSRLAVEKGYIPQPRQDPFPLLAALVWGTVLWLFEYHRDTLQPSLQSSMTYLYEDSEVWHDVSDFLIYNKRTDSK; this is encoded by the exons ATGGCCGGCGGGGCCATGGCGGGCGGCGGGGATTCGCTTCGCGCTCTGCTCCGCGCCGCCAACGCGCTCCTGCAGCAGCGCCGCTACCACGCCGCGCTCGCCGTCATCAAGGGCTTCCGCAACGGCGCCGT CTATGGAGCCAAAATCCGTGCCCCGCATGCCCTGGTGATGACTTTCCTGTTCAAGAGTGGAAG TTTAAGGGAGAAGCTGAAGTCCATTGCCCAGGCCACGTACGCCCACTCCCGGAACCTGGCTTACTTTGTGTTCACCTACAAGGggctcctggcagcacaggcCCGGCTGCAGGGCAAGAAAATCCCATTCCATTCCTTCCTTGCAGCCTGCATTGGGGGCTGGCTGGTGTTTGGTGACAACAACCCCATCAACAGCCAG ATCATCATGTACCTGCTGTCCCGGATCCTGTTCGGCCTGTCCCGCCTGGCTGTGGAAAAGGGCTACatcccacagcccaggcaggatcccttccctctgctggcTGCCCTGGTCTGGGGGACAGTCCTGTGGCTCTTTGAATACCACAGGGACACTctgcagccctccctgcagTCCTCCATGACCTACCTGTACGAGGACAGTGAGGTGTGGCACGACGTGTCTGACTTCCTCATTTACAACAAAAGGACTGACAGCAAGTAG